From Pongo pygmaeus isolate AG05252 chromosome 2, NHGRI_mPonPyg2-v2.0_pri, whole genome shotgun sequence, a single genomic window includes:
- the GHRL gene encoding appetite-regulating hormone: MPSPGTICSLLLLGMLWLNLAMAGSSFLSPEHQRVQQRKESKKPLAKLQPRALEGWLRPEDGGQAEGAEDELEIRFNAPFDVGIKLSGVQYQQHSQALGKFLQDILWEEAKEAPADK; encoded by the exons ATGCCCTCCCCAGGTACCATCTGCAGCCTCCTGCTCCTCGGCATGCTCTGGCTGAACTTGGCCATGGCAGGCTCCAGCTTCCTGAGCCCTGAACACCAGAGAGTCCAG CAGAGAAAGGAGTCCAAGAAGCCACTAGCCAAGCTGCAGCCCCGAGCTCTAGAAGGCTGGCTCCGCCCGGAAGATGGAGGTCAGGCAGAAGGGGCAGAGGATGAACTGGAAATCCGG TTCAACGCCCCCTTTGATGTTGGAATCAAGCTGTCAGGGGTTCAGTACCAGCAGCACAGCCAGGCCCTGGGGAAGTTTCTTCAGGACATCCTCTGGGAAGAGGCCAAAG AGGCCCCAGCTGACAAGTGA